In one Magnetococcales bacterium genomic region, the following are encoded:
- a CDS encoding TRAP transporter large permease subunit has translation MSALLIFVLLTLLLITGMPISIALGLTVLTFLFTMTQVPIEAVAMKLFTGIEKFEIMAIPFFILAGNFLTHGGVARRMIRFAIAMVGHLHGGLGLAGVVACALFAAVSGSSPATVAAIGAILMPAMVRVGFPPRFGTGVITSAGALGILIPPSIVLVMYAVATNTSVGALFIAGLMPGVMLALMLGFTTWWRASRANYPRQPKCSWKERWLTFKEAVWGLSLIIVVIGGIYTGLFTPTEAAAVSAVYAFWVAVFVHKDMTLREVPKVLLASANMSAMLLYIITNAVMFSFLLTHENIPQHLAAWMLDIGLNPFTFLLIVNLILLLAGNFMEPTSIVLIMAPILFPMARSLGIDPVHFGILITVNMEVGMLTPPVGLNLYVASGITHSGLTEVTIAVMPWLVTMLVFLVIVTYWPGLSLWLPRLLGMI, from the coding sequence ATGAGCGCCCTGCTGATCTTCGTTCTGCTGACGCTGCTGCTGATCACCGGCATGCCCATCTCCATCGCGCTGGGACTGACGGTGCTGACCTTCCTCTTCACCATGACCCAGGTGCCCATCGAAGCGGTGGCCATGAAGCTCTTCACGGGCATCGAGAAATTCGAGATCATGGCCATTCCCTTCTTCATCCTGGCGGGCAACTTCCTGACCCACGGCGGGGTGGCGCGTCGCATGATCCGCTTCGCCATCGCCATGGTGGGCCATCTGCACGGCGGATTGGGTTTGGCCGGAGTGGTGGCCTGCGCTCTGTTCGCGGCGGTTTCCGGCTCTTCCCCCGCCACGGTGGCCGCCATCGGGGCCATTCTGATGCCCGCCATGGTCCGCGTCGGCTTTCCGCCCCGCTTCGGCACCGGCGTCATCACCTCCGCCGGGGCGTTAGGCATTCTGATTCCCCCCTCCATCGTGCTGGTGATGTACGCGGTGGCCACCAATACCTCCGTGGGGGCCCTTTTCATCGCCGGATTGATGCCGGGAGTGATGCTGGCCCTGATGTTGGGCTTCACCACCTGGTGGCGCGCCTCCCGAGCCAACTACCCCCGTCAGCCGAAATGCTCCTGGAAAGAGCGCTGGCTCACCTTCAAAGAGGCGGTCTGGGGACTAAGCCTCATCATCGTGGTCATCGGCGGCATCTACACCGGGCTTTTCACCCCGACGGAAGCGGCGGCGGTGAGTGCGGTCTACGCCTTCTGGGTTGCGGTCTTCGTCCACAAGGACATGACCCTCCGGGAGGTGCCCAAGGTGCTGCTGGCTTCGGCCAACATGAGCGCCATGCTGCTTTACATCATCACCAATGCGGTGATGTTCTCCTTTTTGCTGACCCACGAGAACATTCCCCAGCACCTGGCGGCCTGGATGCTGGATATCGGCTTGAATCCGTTCACCTTTTTGCTTATCGTCAACCTGATTCTGCTGCTGGCGGGCAACTTCATGGAGCCCACGTCGATTGTGTTGATCATGGCGCCGATTCTGTTTCCCATGGCGCGGAGCCTGGGGATCGATCCGGTGCATTTCGGCATTTTGATTACCGTCAACATGGAGGTGGGCATGTTGACGCCGCCGGTGGGGCTCAATTTGTATGTGGCCAGCGGGATTACCCACAGCGGGCTGACGGAGGTGACCATTGCCGTGATGCCGTGGTTGGTTACCATGTTGGTCTTTTTGGTGATTGTCACCTACTGGCCGGGGCTTTCCCTGTGGCTGCCGAGGTTGCTTGGTATGATTTGA
- a CDS encoding transposase translates to MEHCHNAEELQTIAGELVSWLKRRPEYQDLLRLLTDMLWGAFTDLSGEPAPTPTLPRELMEMPTMLQTRMEAWKERLRQEWRHEALQEGRLEGRQEGRQEGRQEGRQEGRLEGESSLLRLLLESRFGALPERIVTRIHAADSRQIGQWCVQVLKASSLEEIFPD, encoded by the coding sequence ATGGAACACTGTCACAATGCGGAAGAGTTGCAAACCATTGCCGGGGAGCTGGTCTCCTGGTTGAAACGGCGTCCCGAATACCAGGATCTGCTGCGGCTTCTGACCGATATGTTGTGGGGCGCTTTTACCGACCTGAGCGGAGAGCCGGCCCCCACTCCGACTCTTCCCCGCGAGCTGATGGAGATGCCGACCATGTTGCAGACCCGTATGGAAGCCTGGAAAGAGAGATTAAGACAGGAGTGGCGGCACGAGGCCCTGCAGGAAGGCCGTCTGGAGGGTCGCCAGGAAGGCCGTCAGGAAGGCCGTCAGGAAGGCCGTCAGGAAGGCCGTCTGGAGGGAGAGAGTTCCCTGCTGCGGCTGTTGCTGGAAAGCCGTTTCGGCGCTCTTCCGGAAAGGATCGTAACCCGGATCCATGCGGCGGATAGCCGACAGATCGGCCAATGGTGCGTTCAGGTGTTGAAGGCAAGCTCTCTGGAAGAGATCTTTCCCGATTAG
- a CDS encoding TRAP transporter small permease codes for MKLLDNLEEWLIAFLMGAATLIIFVAVVHRYALGIPFLFPFLFRFDTSWAQELCIFLFIWMAKFGAAYGVRTGIHVGVDVLVNRLQPAWRRRVILLGLTGGFGFTATIGLLATHMVWKIAQTDQTSPDLEAPMWLVYLCLPLGSFLMSFRFLQVGRHFLRHDELPRHDHSAVEGMEIDDLEQEGEVIHPEEAISVSGGGRGKP; via the coding sequence ATGAAACTACTGGATAATCTCGAAGAGTGGCTCATCGCCTTCCTGATGGGAGCGGCCACCCTGATCATCTTCGTGGCGGTGGTGCATCGCTACGCCCTGGGCATCCCCTTCCTCTTCCCCTTCCTCTTCCGCTTCGATACCAGTTGGGCCCAGGAGCTGTGCATCTTCCTCTTCATCTGGATGGCCAAATTCGGCGCCGCCTACGGCGTGCGCACCGGCATTCACGTCGGGGTGGACGTGCTGGTCAACCGGCTGCAACCCGCCTGGCGTCGCCGCGTCATCCTGCTGGGACTGACCGGCGGCTTCGGCTTCACCGCCACCATCGGCCTGCTGGCCACCCACATGGTGTGGAAAATCGCCCAAACCGATCAAACTTCCCCGGACCTGGAGGCCCCCATGTGGCTGGTCTACCTCTGCCTGCCCCTGGGCTCCTTCCTGATGTCCTTCCGCTTCCTGCAGGTGGGACGCCACTTCCTGCGCCACGACGAACTGCCCCGCCACGACCACTCCGCCGTGGAAGGCATGGAAATCGACGACCTGGAACAGGAGGGTGAAGTCATCCACCCCGAAGAGGCCATTTCCGTCTCCGGCGGGGGGCGGGGCAAGCCATGA